One Coraliomargarita parva DNA segment encodes these proteins:
- a CDS encoding gamma-glutamylcyclotransferase family protein gives MSVSEYTVFVYGTLKPGGRYWPRYCEGKVASPLPAMVRGELYDLHVGYPGLILRGDSWVQGFIMTFPEQKDFLHLDTLEDYQPGRPLHENEYNRLKVECFNPAGESFGPVWVYEMSEAKVVEFGGTRLKSGNWPI, from the coding sequence ATGTCTGTCAGCGAGTATACCGTTTTTGTCTATGGCACCTTGAAGCCCGGTGGGCGTTACTGGCCCCGTTATTGTGAGGGCAAGGTGGCCTCGCCCCTGCCGGCTATGGTACGGGGGGAGCTGTATGATCTGCATGTCGGCTATCCCGGTCTGATTCTGCGAGGGGACAGCTGGGTGCAGGGCTTCATCATGACCTTTCCGGAGCAAAAGGACTTCCTCCATCTGGATACCCTCGAGGACTACCAACCGGGCCGGCCCTTGCATGAGAATGAATATAACCGGCTGAAGGTGGAATGTTTCAATCCTGCCGGTGAATCATTCGGTCCGGTCTGGGTCTACGAGATGTCCGAAGCAAAGGTGGTGGAATTCGGTGGCACGCGCCTGAAAAGCGGAAATTGGCCGATTTGA
- a CDS encoding carboxymuconolactone decarboxylase family protein: MEKITELLAQLPEEAKDLRINAKRVLAAEESLDAAQTWGTALTAAYFIRHPELTAAVLEDAKAAGVSAEVLADAKAAAAIMGMNTIYYRFRHLMASDAYNQRPANLRMMRMQQVATSKVLFELFSIAPAALAGCEMCLKAHEAAVKAGGLNEDNIHDAVRIASVLHGVAVALETLA, translated from the coding sequence ATGGAGAAGATTACCGAACTGCTTGCCCAGCTTCCCGAGGAAGCCAAGGACCTGCGTATCAACGCCAAGCGTGTCTTGGCGGCGGAAGAATCGCTCGATGCGGCCCAAACCTGGGGCACCGCGTTGACTGCAGCCTATTTCATTCGCCATCCGGAGCTGACCGCGGCCGTCCTCGAAGATGCCAAGGCTGCCGGTGTGAGTGCTGAAGTGCTGGCCGACGCCAAGGCGGCGGCCGCGATCATGGGGATGAACACGATCTATTATCGTTTTCGTCACCTCATGGCGAGTGATGCCTACAATCAGCGTCCGGCCAATCTCCGCATGATGCGCATGCAGCAGGTGGCGACCAGCAAGGTCCTGTTCGAACTCTTCTCCATCGCTCCGGCTGCACTCGCCGGTTGTGAAATGTGTCTGAAGGCGCACGAGGCGGCGGTCAAGGCCGGTGGCCTGAATGAAGACAATATCCATGACGCGGTCCGGATCGCCTCCGTCCTGCATGGTGTCGCGGTCGCTTTGGAGACCCTCGCCTGA
- a CDS encoding peroxiredoxin: protein MITVGDSFPQFKVKACNGLTNDDLIDITSESYEAKWKVFFFYPKDFTFVCPTEIVEFSKNVGEFEDRDTVVIGGSADNEFCHLAWRNDHEDLRDLKLPLIAAPKLARELGILDAEENVCLRATFIVDPHGVVQYASCNNLSVGRNVKEILRVLDAIQSDELCPCNWNKGDETIKV from the coding sequence ATGATTACTGTCGGCGATTCATTCCCGCAATTCAAAGTCAAGGCCTGCAACGGTCTGACCAACGACGATCTTATCGATATCACCAGCGAAAGCTACGAAGCCAAGTGGAAGGTCTTTTTCTTCTACCCGAAGGATTTCACTTTCGTCTGCCCGACTGAAATCGTGGAATTCAGCAAGAATGTCGGCGAGTTTGAAGACCGCGACACCGTGGTCATCGGCGGGAGTGCGGACAATGAATTCTGCCACCTCGCATGGCGCAACGACCACGAAGATCTTCGTGATCTGAAACTTCCGCTGATTGCGGCTCCGAAACTGGCCCGTGAACTGGGCATTCTGGACGCTGAGGAAAATGTCTGCCTGCGTGCCACTTTTATCGTGGATCCCCACGGTGTCGTTCAGTATGCGTCCTGCAACAACCTGAGCGTCGGCCGTAATGTGAAGGAGATTCTGCGTGTTCTGGATGCAATCCAGTCCGACGAGCTTTGCCCTTGCAACTGGAATAAGGGCGACGAAACCATCAAAGTCTGA
- a CDS encoding TetR/AcrR family transcriptional regulator — translation MAVHPPREIILAKAGELFHKRGYGAVTIDDVIQSSGLPKAAFHQNFSTKTALGKAWLERLIRRMDVFHSDFLSRAGERDKRLRKYFLSMRSWVETNGFRSCQFANTAACIDAEADEELAYLIDQYKRAQLQFFIDLVKTIVDESQARRIGTAVFLLYSGAMTECQNLKATWPLEDALVVAEKLCQVEAA, via the coding sequence ATGGCAGTACACCCCCCACGCGAAATCATTTTAGCCAAGGCTGGCGAGCTGTTTCACAAGCGCGGTTATGGCGCGGTGACTATTGATGATGTGATTCAGTCCAGTGGCTTGCCCAAGGCTGCTTTTCACCAGAATTTCAGTACCAAAACAGCGCTGGGCAAGGCGTGGCTGGAGCGCCTAATCCGCCGGATGGATGTCTTCCACAGTGATTTCCTAAGCCGGGCCGGGGAGCGCGACAAGCGCTTGCGCAAGTACTTCCTTTCCATGCGTAGCTGGGTGGAGACCAACGGCTTCCGTTCCTGCCAGTTTGCGAATACGGCTGCCTGTATTGATGCGGAGGCCGATGAGGAACTCGCATACCTGATCGATCAATACAAGCGGGCGCAGCTTCAGTTCTTTATCGATCTGGTCAAAACCATCGTCGACGAGTCGCAGGCCCGTCGTATCGGAACCGCCGTGTTCCTGCTCTATTCCGGTGCGATGACCGAGTGCCAGAACCTGAAGGCGACTTGGCCTCTGGAAGATGCCTTGGTGGTAGCCGAGAAGCTGTGCCAAGTGGAAGCTGCCTGA
- the miaB gene encoding tRNA (N6-isopentenyl adenosine(37)-C2)-methylthiotransferase MiaB → MNRVHIKTYGCQMNERDSEAVAAMLRGKGYSIVDNEFDADVILLNTCSVRDQAEQKAIGKAGHVSARKKKNPNLIVGIMGCMAQNRGDELVDRLPDLDLIIGTQKFHRVPDHLDNMIATLQGQGPRPSTVIDLEEEAGSQNTIRSHVKDSRQVSAFVSIMQGCNMKCSYCIVPKTRGAERARPMESIVEEIEELAARGTKEVTLLGQIVNQYGIREFPFVDKKSPFVQLLEKVNAIEGIERIRFTSPHPVGFKEDLIDCYARLPKLCEYLHFPMQSGSDRILKAMRRPYTIERFRRIIDQLRAVRPDIYISTDVIVGFPGETDEDFELTRRAFEEIAFDMAFLFKYSVRPGTTAEPLGDPVSKEVKEERNQVLLDLLGQSSLSRNQSLVGHIEEVLIEGPAKRGEGMYMGRTRGHRKVVVPASERLVGELVPVRILEATTTTLSGELVLEGIETGLAG, encoded by the coding sequence ATGAACCGGGTCCATATCAAAACCTACGGTTGCCAGATGAATGAGCGCGACTCCGAAGCCGTTGCCGCCATGTTGCGGGGCAAGGGCTATTCGATCGTGGACAATGAGTTCGATGCGGACGTGATTCTTCTGAACACCTGTAGCGTGCGCGATCAGGCGGAACAGAAGGCGATCGGGAAGGCCGGCCATGTGAGCGCACGGAAAAAAAAGAACCCGAACCTGATCGTCGGGATCATGGGCTGTATGGCGCAGAACCGTGGGGACGAGCTCGTGGACCGACTGCCCGACCTCGACCTCATCATCGGCACCCAGAAATTTCACCGCGTGCCGGATCATCTCGACAACATGATCGCGACCCTGCAGGGCCAGGGGCCTCGTCCGAGCACGGTGATCGACTTGGAAGAAGAAGCCGGTTCCCAGAATACGATCCGCTCGCATGTGAAGGACAGCCGCCAAGTTTCCGCCTTCGTCAGCATCATGCAGGGCTGCAACATGAAATGCTCCTACTGCATCGTGCCGAAAACCCGGGGCGCGGAACGCGCGCGCCCGATGGAATCGATCGTCGAGGAAATCGAGGAGTTGGCCGCCCGAGGCACCAAGGAAGTCACTTTGCTCGGGCAGATCGTTAACCAATACGGGATCCGTGAATTTCCCTTTGTCGACAAGAAGAGCCCCTTTGTGCAACTCTTGGAGAAGGTGAATGCCATCGAGGGCATCGAGCGGATCCGTTTCACCAGTCCGCATCCAGTCGGTTTCAAAGAAGACCTGATTGACTGCTATGCCCGACTGCCCAAGCTCTGCGAATACCTGCATTTCCCGATGCAGAGCGGGAGCGACCGTATTCTCAAGGCGATGCGCCGTCCCTATACGATTGAGCGCTTTCGCCGGATCATCGATCAGCTCCGGGCCGTCCGCCCGGATATTTACATTTCAACCGATGTGATCGTCGGTTTTCCGGGTGAAACCGATGAAGACTTCGAGCTCACCCGTCGCGCCTTCGAGGAAATCGCTTTTGATATGGCTTTCCTTTTCAAGTACAGCGTGCGTCCGGGTACGACGGCCGAACCGCTGGGTGATCCGGTGAGCAAGGAAGTCAAAGAGGAACGGAACCAAGTCCTGCTCGATTTGCTGGGGCAGAGTTCATTGTCGCGGAACCAATCACTCGTGGGGCACATCGAAGAAGTGCTGATCGAGGGCCCTGCCAAACGTGGGGAGGGCATGTACATGGGCCGCACCCGGGGGCATCGCAAAGTCGTCGTTCCGGCCAGCGAGCGTCTGGTTGGCGAACTCGTTCCCGTCCGTATTCTGGAAGCCACTACGACAACCCTGAGCGGCGAACTCGTTCTCGAAGGCATCGAAACAGGCCTTGCAGGCTGA
- the hspQ gene encoding heat shock protein HspQ, protein MLISLTDCEGVPTDFEVGALVRHRLYGYRGVIVSLDAVCMAGEKWYMANKTQPSRNQPWYHVLVHDSGGLSTYVAQSNLELDTSKQPINHPRIESYFCCFKDGAYVRNQHAKQANCHTA, encoded by the coding sequence ATGTTGATTAGCCTAACAGATTGTGAAGGAGTCCCAACCGATTTCGAGGTGGGTGCATTGGTCCGCCACAGGCTCTATGGCTACCGTGGTGTGATTGTCTCGCTGGATGCGGTGTGCATGGCCGGTGAGAAATGGTACATGGCCAACAAGACACAGCCGTCGCGGAATCAGCCTTGGTACCATGTGTTGGTACATGACAGTGGCGGGTTGAGTACTTACGTGGCGCAGTCCAATCTTGAACTGGATACGAGCAAGCAGCCGATCAATCATCCGCGGATCGAGAGCTATTTCTGCTGTTTCAAGGACGGTGCTTACGTGCGCAACCAGCACGCCAAGCAAGCGAACTGTCATACGGCCTGA
- the ispH gene encoding 4-hydroxy-3-methylbut-2-enyl diphosphate reductase, which produces MCTLLPADVITLQFDSRNRLLVRKNAGGQLEACVREGKDGFFLARIEWCGHPVAVYVRIDDGRNETACFQSWYQLEARSDCAESLTELRCRLEPYLVRVPYLDLSENEYIYRFRTARERNREVYVDAQSEALYQSALCAAIKAARRTKEKTSGEPALLDFGPVQYVIPSHFGFCLGVQNAIERAYETVVSHPGKRVFMLSELIHNPFVNKDLLARGLRYLQTDKGLPIRADGSVATDHNDPETLWNQLTEDDIVIIPAFGATNEDKLRLIKRGLAIRENDATCMLVEKVWKAARRYAEEGFTVLIHGKSEHEETKATFSNSSSCGPALMIRNMAHAEKLGEVILASGSDKTRLFYQSFAGLCSQDFNPERDLEKLAVVNQTTLLRNETLRIIDYLRAIIAKKFGEAAVESHLWSKGKGDTLCYATQVNQDALRKAVEQPVDAALVVGGKNSSNTYQLYRVCKERFGDKAHYIQSEANILSLDSIRHYVFPYNPSDTVIESEIVRCFLKPADRPLRILLTGGASCPDGIIQQVIHRINSFFPSEELHSIESILKAFDADT; this is translated from the coding sequence ATGTGTACTCTCCTACCAGCCGATGTGATCACATTGCAGTTCGATTCACGCAATCGATTACTCGTCCGCAAAAATGCCGGCGGGCAACTTGAAGCCTGTGTCCGTGAGGGAAAGGACGGCTTTTTTCTTGCGCGGATTGAGTGGTGTGGCCATCCGGTTGCGGTGTATGTCCGGATTGATGATGGCCGCAATGAAACGGCTTGTTTTCAGAGCTGGTACCAGTTGGAGGCTCGGAGCGACTGTGCTGAAAGTTTGACGGAACTGAGGTGCCGGCTCGAGCCGTACCTGGTCCGTGTCCCCTACCTGGACCTGAGCGAGAACGAATACATCTACCGCTTCCGTACCGCTAGGGAACGAAATCGTGAGGTCTATGTGGACGCCCAGTCGGAAGCACTCTACCAGAGCGCGCTTTGTGCGGCGATCAAAGCCGCCCGCCGGACGAAGGAAAAGACGTCCGGCGAGCCTGCCTTGCTCGATTTCGGACCGGTACAGTATGTCATCCCCAGTCATTTTGGATTTTGCCTCGGGGTGCAAAATGCAATTGAGCGCGCTTACGAAACTGTTGTCTCACATCCTGGAAAGCGGGTCTTCATGTTGAGTGAATTGATCCATAACCCATTTGTGAACAAGGATTTGCTGGCACGTGGGCTCCGTTACCTGCAGACCGACAAGGGGCTTCCGATACGCGCGGACGGGAGTGTGGCGACCGATCACAACGATCCTGAAACGCTGTGGAATCAGCTCACGGAAGACGATATCGTGATTATTCCTGCTTTTGGAGCGACCAATGAAGACAAGTTACGCCTGATTAAGCGGGGGCTGGCGATCCGGGAGAATGACGCAACCTGCATGTTGGTGGAAAAAGTCTGGAAAGCCGCCCGTCGCTATGCGGAAGAAGGTTTTACCGTGCTGATTCATGGAAAGTCGGAGCATGAGGAAACCAAAGCAACGTTCTCAAACAGCTCGAGCTGCGGACCCGCATTGATGATCCGCAACATGGCACACGCGGAAAAGCTCGGTGAGGTCATTCTTGCTTCCGGTTCCGATAAGACCCGGCTCTTTTACCAGTCCTTTGCCGGGTTGTGCTCGCAGGATTTTAATCCGGAGCGTGATCTGGAAAAACTGGCTGTGGTCAATCAAACCACCCTACTCCGCAACGAGACCTTGCGGATTATAGACTACCTGCGTGCTATCATTGCCAAGAAATTCGGTGAGGCTGCGGTGGAGTCCCATCTCTGGTCGAAGGGCAAGGGGGACACGCTTTGCTATGCTACACAGGTCAACCAGGATGCGCTGCGCAAGGCTGTCGAGCAGCCTGTGGATGCGGCGCTTGTAGTTGGAGGCAAGAACAGCTCGAATACATACCAGCTCTACCGTGTCTGTAAGGAACGCTTTGGGGATAAGGCACATTACATCCAGTCGGAAGCCAATATCCTCTCGCTGGATTCGATCCGTCATTATGTTTTTCCGTATAACCCTTCCGATACGGTCATCGAAAGCGAGATCGTGCGTTGCTTTCTAAAACCGGCGGATCGTCCCCTGAGGATCTTGCTGACCGGAGGCGCCTCCTGTCCTGACGGTATCATTCAACAGGTCATTCACCGGATTAACAGTTTCTTTCCGTCTGAAGAACTCCATAGCATTGAAAGTATTCTTAAAGCATTTGATGCAGATACTTGA
- a CDS encoding type II toxin-antitoxin system RelE family toxin, with product MFQVNFSEQSMHELNKLDTRSQMLLVEVVSTLTQEQLDHPDEELGRFHRQGKTYYRVRAGEFRIYFEQQGDALYAHYILHKNTLSDFVFRVKLPITEEFMVEQHDSFWKYLDSLRHKDEVAD from the coding sequence ATGTTTCAGGTCAATTTTAGCGAACAAAGCATGCACGAGCTGAACAAGCTCGATACCCGCTCGCAAATGTTGCTGGTCGAAGTCGTCAGCACTCTGACCCAAGAACAATTGGACCATCCGGACGAAGAGCTGGGCCGTTTCCATCGCCAGGGAAAAACCTACTACCGTGTGCGCGCCGGTGAATTTCGCATCTACTTTGAGCAACAAGGAGATGCGCTCTATGCGCACTACATTCTGCACAAGAATACACTTTCCGATTTCGTCTTTCGTGTGAAGCTGCCGATCACCGAGGAATTCATGGTCGAGCAACACGACTCTTTCTGGAAATACCTGGATTCCCTTCGGCACAAAGATGAAGTCGCCGACTAA